From a single Nostoc edaphicum CCNP1411 genomic region:
- a CDS encoding PfaB family protein, with amino-acid sequence MEEFAKNKTPKIAIVGMDCYLGGDCKGLDAFERSIYEGTQHFISIPPQRLQAIEAQEKLLKNYGFADGALPLGAYIKDFEIDALDLEIPREEVDNFNSQELLMLQVADNALKDAALPQGTRIAIIIATATELTLDKLTKTEKLEAIDKDSESPSYIENGLANYISKLWNFAGPAFTLIAKHNTVFKALELAQKLLTIREVDAVLVGAIELAGDGASVLRRNQITKVNTGVNTLSYDQNANGWIVGEGGAAVVLKLHETAKQENNRIYATIDALSLLKNSTNRVSSSQSPNSEAVTQVCQQAFHLADIKPKDINYLEVVGSGIPQQDESEIQGLLTAYRTFEPNLTCAIGSVKANIGHTHTASAIVSLVKTALCLYHRYIPAVPQWSSPKTPEIWQGSPFYVAFESKPWFLEKGATRRIAAINGMEIDGSYAHLILSEEPNQRDHSSRYLEQMPYYVFAIAADDQSTLLDEIRTLEQTIQNSSSLSDAATHTFTAFQQRQQATYALAILGHNQDELQREIQHSLKGIAHAFETGKDWQSPLGSYFTAKPMGQRGKVAFVYPGAFSAYIGLGRNLFRLFPQLYDDPFIRSIYNRVANVEKLIYPRSLEKLSTRQLEALEQRLLKDSVAVLESEMACAGLMTAILKNYFQLKPQCAFGYSLGEISMMLAQGVWTEFQEGSEGFNSSSLLKTRLSGPKNAVREYWGLPQGQDEQGEDFWRNYILMCPVSRVQEAIKDEKHVYLPLINTTEEVAIAGDIQACQRVIANLNCNAFSAPFTHVIHCETMRSEYDELVRLNTLPTQNVPDTIFYSAAEYKPIAIDSHSIAHNIAQNLCQQLNFPQLINRVYEDGFKIFIEVGAGSNCSRWIDKTLNAKEHITVSLNKRGVDDHTSIIKALAKLLSHRVNLDLSPIYPQESEVSYKNNSRVRFITLDSSKINCTSLNNNKQDKLQDISFSHPINTANQQQYKLPDFKELAQMNSSLFQTTITSPVNTSRNTEHIQQQEGLKNGSESTRLLLQERNLETVEKSENNETWITEQEKYQSILTSSLTIPHVIDEPHCLNLRSPYYQKLSENASRMTKTHAVFLQARQESLKQISAIIQLQMACYQRLFQ; translated from the coding sequence TTTCCATACCTCCTCAGCGATTGCAAGCAATAGAAGCACAAGAAAAGTTGCTGAAAAACTATGGTTTTGCCGACGGTGCATTACCATTAGGCGCATACATCAAAGATTTTGAAATTGATGCTTTAGATTTGGAAATCCCGCGAGAAGAAGTAGACAATTTTAACTCTCAAGAACTATTGATGCTTCAGGTAGCTGATAATGCCCTCAAAGATGCGGCACTTCCTCAAGGGACAAGAATAGCGATAATTATTGCTACTGCTACAGAACTAACTCTAGACAAACTTACTAAAACAGAAAAACTAGAAGCGATTGACAAAGACAGTGAATCTCCAAGTTACATCGAAAATGGACTAGCTAATTATATTTCCAAACTATGGAATTTTGCTGGCCCTGCATTCACATTAATTGCCAAACACAATACTGTTTTTAAAGCCTTAGAACTTGCACAAAAGCTACTCACAATCAGAGAAGTAGATGCTGTTTTAGTCGGTGCAATCGAGCTTGCTGGGGATGGCGCTAGTGTTTTACGACGAAATCAAATAACAAAAGTTAACACAGGCGTGAATACTCTCAGTTATGACCAGAATGCTAATGGCTGGATAGTAGGCGAGGGTGGGGCGGCTGTAGTATTGAAGCTCCACGAAACAGCAAAACAAGAGAACAATCGCATATATGCAACGATTGACGCTCTCAGTCTCTTGAAAAATTCAACAAATCGCGTCTCCAGTTCCCAATCCCCAAATTCTGAAGCGGTGACACAAGTTTGTCAACAGGCTTTTCATCTTGCAGACATCAAACCGAAAGATATCAACTATTTGGAAGTTGTTGGTAGTGGAATTCCCCAACAAGATGAGTCAGAAATTCAAGGTTTGCTCACAGCTTATCGCACATTTGAACCAAATTTAACTTGTGCGATCGGTAGTGTCAAAGCCAATATTGGTCATACACATACTGCATCGGCAATAGTTAGCCTGGTTAAAACAGCACTCTGCTTATATCATCGTTATATTCCCGCAGTTCCCCAATGGTCTAGCCCCAAAACGCCAGAGATTTGGCAAGGTAGTCCTTTTTATGTCGCTTTTGAGTCAAAACCCTGGTTTTTAGAAAAAGGAGCTACCAGAAGAATAGCTGCGATTAATGGGATGGAGATAGATGGGAGTTACGCACATTTAATTTTGTCAGAGGAACCAAATCAGAGAGATCACAGCAGCCGATATTTAGAGCAAATGCCTTATTATGTATTTGCGATCGCAGCTGATGATCAATCAACTTTATTAGACGAAATCCGCACTCTTGAGCAAACGATTCAAAATTCTTCTTCCCTATCTGACGCTGCTACGCATACTTTTACAGCTTTTCAACAGCGTCAACAGGCAACTTATGCTCTAGCAATTCTCGGACACAATCAAGATGAATTGCAACGAGAAATTCAACACTCCCTCAAGGGTATTGCCCATGCCTTCGAGACAGGGAAAGACTGGCAAAGTCCTCTCGGTAGCTATTTTACGGCCAAACCGATGGGTCAAAGAGGTAAAGTTGCTTTCGTTTACCCAGGTGCCTTTAGTGCTTATATCGGATTAGGTCGAAATCTGTTTCGTTTGTTTCCTCAACTTTACGATGATCCCTTCATCAGAAGCATCTACAATCGTGTTGCCAACGTTGAAAAACTTATTTATCCTCGAAGCTTAGAAAAATTATCAACCAGGCAATTAGAAGCCCTTGAACAGCGATTGCTCAAAGATTCAGTAGCAGTACTCGAATCAGAAATGGCCTGTGCTGGACTGATGACAGCAATTCTGAAAAATTATTTCCAACTCAAGCCCCAATGTGCATTTGGTTATAGCTTGGGCGAAATTAGCATGATGTTGGCTCAAGGTGTCTGGACTGAGTTTCAAGAAGGTAGTGAGGGCTTTAACTCATCATCTCTGCTGAAGACGAGGCTATCTGGCCCCAAAAACGCTGTGCGCGAGTATTGGGGATTACCTCAAGGACAAGATGAGCAAGGCGAAGATTTTTGGCGCAACTATATTCTCATGTGTCCAGTCTCGCGTGTTCAGGAAGCTATTAAAGATGAGAAACACGTCTATTTGCCTTTAATTAATACTACAGAAGAAGTTGCGATCGCTGGTGATATCCAAGCCTGTCAGCGAGTGATTGCCAACTTAAATTGTAATGCTTTTTCTGCTCCCTTCACCCATGTAATTCATTGCGAGACAATGCGCTCTGAATACGATGAACTTGTGAGATTAAATACATTACCTACTCAAAACGTACCAGATACTATTTTCTATTCCGCAGCCGAGTATAAACCCATTGCCATTGACAGCCATTCTATTGCTCACAACATTGCTCAAAACCTCTGTCAACAGCTTAATTTCCCTCAGTTAATTAACCGCGTCTATGAAGATGGTTTCAAAATATTCATCGAAGTAGGTGCCGGTAGTAACTGTTCTAGATGGATAGATAAAACCCTAAATGCAAAAGAACACATCACAGTTTCTCTTAATAAAAGAGGTGTAGACGATCATACTTCTATTATCAAAGCCTTAGCAAAACTCCTCAGTCATCGGGTTAATTTAGATTTATCCCCCATATATCCTCAAGAATCAGAAGTTTCCTACAAAAACAATTCTAGAGTGAGATTTATAACCTTAGACAGTAGCAAGATTAATTGCACATCTTTGAACAATAATAAACAAGATAAACTTCAAGACATATCTTTTAGCCATCCCATTAACACTGCTAATCAACAGCAGTATAAACTACCAGATTTTAAGGAATTAGCACAAATGAATTCTTCTTTGTTTCAAACTACAATTACAAGTCCTGTCAATACCTCTAGAAATACAGAACATATTCAACAGCAAGAAGGTCTTAAAAATGGTAGCGAATCGACTCGGCTATTGCTACAAGAGCGTAATTTAGAAACTGTAGAGAAATCAGAAAATAACGAAACTTGGATAACAGAACAGGAAAAATATCAATCCATTCTGACTTCTAGTTTGACAATTCCCCATGTTATTGACGAACCCCATTGTCTCAATTTACGTAGCCCTTACTATCAAAAGCTAAGTGAGAATGCTTCTCGTATGACCAAAACCCACGCTGTTTTTTTACAAGCGCGACAGGAGTCACTAAAGCAAATCAGCGCCATAATTCAGTTGCAAATGGCTTGTTATCAAAGGTTATTTCAATAA
- a CDS encoding PfaD family polyunsaturated fatty acid/polyketide biosynthesis protein, with protein sequence MIGANNILNKNGNYLKVSDFSYHQNQAWQGALDSVSFNEKGIKSKLLNLEKPCYIIRVEGKIGATNEGYLYPYNQEKSEHVETLIAVPPLSIRQLGDPTFLSFHGVKYAYATGAMAQGIASEELVIALGREKILSSFGAGGLSPARVEAAINHIQQALPQGPYAFNLLHSPSEPAIERGVVDLYLKYQVRTIEASAFLDLTDNIVYYRAAGLGLNAANQIEIKNKIIAKISRREVATKFLQPAPAKILKQLVEQGLISELQASLAEKIPVADDITVEADSGGHTDNRPLVCLLPSILELRDEIQRKFSYEKPVRVGVAGGIATPQSALAAFMMGAAYVVTGSINQSCIEAGTSQHTKQLLAQAEMADVMMAPAADMFEMGVKLQVLKRGTLFPLRAQKLFELYKNYDSIEDIPLAEREKLEKQVLRKSLKTVWEETVSYLSQRNPDKLTKAVNNPKLKMALIFRWYLGLSSRWSNFGEKGREMDYQIWCGPAMGSFNDWVRGSYLSESNNRQVVDIANQIMTGAAFLYRMQSLKIQGLQMPAYYSEYRPSTAN encoded by the coding sequence ATGATAGGCGCAAACAATATACTCAACAAAAATGGTAATTACCTGAAAGTATCAGACTTTTCTTACCATCAAAATCAAGCTTGGCAAGGTGCTTTAGATTCTGTATCTTTTAACGAGAAAGGCATAAAATCTAAATTGCTAAATTTAGAAAAACCTTGTTATATTATTAGAGTCGAAGGAAAAATTGGCGCAACTAATGAAGGTTATTTATATCCTTATAACCAAGAAAAATCTGAACATGTAGAAACATTAATAGCTGTTCCACCGTTATCAATTCGACAATTAGGTGATCCAACTTTTCTCAGCTTTCATGGCGTAAAATACGCTTATGCCACGGGCGCAATGGCTCAAGGAATTGCTTCTGAAGAACTAGTAATTGCCCTTGGTAGAGAGAAAATCTTAAGTTCATTTGGTGCTGGTGGCTTATCTCCTGCTCGCGTCGAAGCAGCCATTAACCATATTCAACAAGCTTTACCCCAAGGGCCTTACGCATTTAACTTACTCCACAGTCCCAGTGAACCTGCTATTGAACGCGGTGTTGTTGATTTGTATCTTAAATATCAGGTAAGAACAATCGAAGCTTCCGCCTTCCTCGATTTGACTGACAACATTGTTTACTACCGCGCTGCTGGACTTGGTTTGAATGCAGCCAATCAAATCGAAATCAAAAATAAAATTATTGCCAAAATTTCTCGGAGAGAAGTTGCAACTAAATTTCTACAACCTGCTCCCGCAAAAATCTTAAAACAATTAGTTGAGCAAGGTCTTATTAGTGAATTACAAGCAAGCCTAGCCGAAAAAATTCCTGTAGCTGACGATATTACCGTAGAAGCAGATTCTGGTGGTCATACAGATAATCGTCCTTTGGTTTGTCTTCTACCATCTATCTTGGAATTGAGAGATGAAATTCAAAGAAAATTTTCTTATGAAAAACCAGTCAGAGTCGGAGTAGCAGGAGGAATTGCTACGCCACAATCAGCATTAGCTGCCTTTATGATGGGGGCTGCTTATGTTGTGACCGGCTCAATTAACCAGTCTTGTATTGAAGCTGGAACTTCTCAACATACCAAACAATTGCTGGCTCAAGCCGAGATGGCTGATGTAATGATGGCTCCAGCGGCAGATATGTTTGAAATGGGGGTAAAACTCCAAGTTCTCAAAAGAGGAACTCTCTTTCCTTTGCGAGCACAAAAACTGTTTGAGTTATACAAAAACTATGACTCAATTGAAGATATTCCACTAGCAGAAAGAGAAAAATTAGAAAAACAAGTTTTGCGAAAGAGTTTGAAAACAGTTTGGGAAGAAACAGTTAGTTATTTATCTCAACGCAATCCCGATAAATTAACCAAAGCTGTTAATAATCCCAAACTGAAGATGGCTCTAATTTTCCGCTGGTATCTGGGATTATCATCCCGTTGGTCTAACTTTGGGGAAAAAGGAAGAGAAATGGATTATCAAATTTGGTGTGGCCCAGCTATGGGCAGCTTCAATGACTGGGTTAGAGGTTCTTACTTATCTGAATCAAATAATCGCCAAGTCGTTGATATTGCTAATCAGATTATGACCGGAGCGGCATTTTTATACCGGATGCAAAGTTTGAAAATCCAGGGTTTACAAATGCCAGCTTATTACAGTGAATATCGTCCATCTACTGCTAATTAA
- a CDS encoding 2Fe-2S iron-sulfur cluster-binding protein: MIVSIHFEDDQKTVQVEANQRLTQICDDHPSSILFGCRCVACGTCLIEIVSGMENLTPVLDEERILLDVLAPENPNIRLACQCIVQGDIRIRVAD; the protein is encoded by the coding sequence ATGATAGTATCTATTCATTTTGAAGACGATCAAAAAACAGTTCAAGTTGAAGCAAATCAACGTTTAACTCAGATTTGTGATGATCATCCTAGTTCAATTTTATTTGGTTGTCGTTGCGTTGCTTGTGGAACCTGCCTCATAGAAATTGTAAGTGGGATGGAAAATCTAACTCCTGTGTTGGATGAAGAGCGGATTTTACTTGATGTATTGGCTCCAGAGAATCCCAATATTCGCCTAGCTTGTCAATGCATCGTGCAGGGTGATATTCGCATTCGGGTTGCTGATTAG
- a CDS encoding phosphopantetheine-binding protein, translated as MSHSTPETTKKQSYTAEEIQAWLVSHIAEQLGVEPKDIDVSQPLDSYGLESAQAMFLVSKAEKLFGFELSPILLWHYPTIETLSQRLAEESKASQSEIFEI; from the coding sequence ATGAGTCACTCTACTCCTGAGACAACTAAAAAGCAGTCTTATACCGCAGAAGAAATTCAAGCTTGGTTAGTATCTCATATTGCCGAGCAGTTAGGAGTTGAACCCAAAGATATAGATGTCAGTCAGCCCTTAGATAGTTACGGTTTAGAGTCAGCGCAGGCAATGTTTCTTGTTAGCAAAGCAGAGAAATTGTTTGGTTTTGAGCTATCTCCAATCCTATTGTGGCATTACCCCACTATTGAAACATTATCCCAGCGTTTAGCTGAAGAATCTAAAGCTTCGCAGTCAGAGATTTTTGAGATTTGA
- a CDS encoding phthiocerol/phthiodiolone dimycocerosyl transferase family protein → MIYNRKLGRIEQAMEILNSRAKTWNIVTISRIKGYICEETLTQALDVIQFRHPRLNSQIVCSNNSLSFQNQGTAKIALRVVRQSNNQQWEEVVYEEMNKGIDSSQGLLRVVLVHLLGDEHITYLITTIHHAIADGLSSIQLHSEILTCCQKIVSGEPINPVASLTPLPPIEELMPEWTKGFKGRINSIIFLLQLGFKKIWNRPKTLGFEKYLSIAKRRCNIIHRQLDQDLTQKFVDHCRQENTTVHSALCAVMMFTIGRKIIKGNRKNIRVNCLSYFDLRRLIEPAISDNHMAVLASSIMEFHTIEKNTSLWELAREVKQKLEVSKKSGDLFKMILIAKDLIDFCFIYPRQVAATVSVSNVGRVNIPKHYGEFELEEISFAGSHALYAGIFIIHASTFQGKMLLNFVFSEPSISQNTMETLVNNVMSYILEICNLNLDSSLTCN, encoded by the coding sequence ATGATTTACAACAGAAAACTGGGACGAATCGAGCAAGCTATGGAAATCTTAAATAGCCGTGCTAAAACCTGGAACATCGTAACTATTAGTCGTATCAAGGGCTATATCTGCGAAGAAACTTTAACACAAGCTTTAGACGTGATTCAGTTTCGTCACCCTCGTCTAAATTCTCAAATTGTTTGTTCTAATAACAGTCTCAGTTTTCAAAATCAAGGAACCGCAAAGATTGCTTTACGGGTTGTAAGGCAGTCAAATAATCAGCAGTGGGAAGAAGTGGTTTATGAAGAGATGAACAAAGGAATTGATAGTAGCCAAGGTCTGCTACGAGTGGTTCTTGTGCATCTTTTAGGTGATGAACACATAACTTACCTAATTACAACAATACACCATGCGATCGCAGATGGTTTATCATCCATCCAACTTCACTCAGAAATATTGACTTGTTGCCAAAAAATTGTGTCTGGTGAACCAATCAACCCAGTTGCTAGCTTAACTCCGCTTCCACCCATCGAAGAATTAATGCCCGAATGGACTAAAGGGTTTAAAGGTAGGATAAACAGCATTATATTTTTGTTGCAACTTGGATTTAAAAAAATCTGGAATCGACCAAAAACATTAGGTTTTGAAAAGTACCTATCTATTGCAAAGCGTCGTTGCAATATTATCCACAGACAACTTGACCAAGATTTAACCCAAAAGTTTGTCGATCATTGTCGGCAAGAAAATACAACAGTACATAGTGCATTGTGCGCTGTAATGATGTTTACAATAGGGAGAAAAATAATTAAAGGGAATAGAAAAAATATACGAGTAAATTGCCTATCATATTTTGATTTGAGGAGACTTATTGAACCAGCAATTAGTGATAATCATATGGCTGTATTAGCCTCCTCTATCATGGAATTTCATACCATAGAAAAAAATACGTCCCTATGGGAATTAGCCCGCGAGGTAAAACAAAAGCTTGAAGTTAGTAAAAAATCTGGTGATCTCTTTAAAATGATTTTGATTGCCAAGGATCTTATAGATTTTTGTTTTATTTACCCCAGGCAAGTAGCTGCCACGGTGTCTGTTTCTAATGTTGGCAGAGTCAATATTCCGAAACATTACGGTGAATTTGAACTAGAAGAAATAAGTTTTGCTGGTTCCCATGCTTTGTATGCAGGTATTTTTATTATCCACGCCTCAACTTTTCAAGGGAAAATGCTGTTGAATTTTGTCTTTTCTGAACCTTCAATCAGTCAGAATACTATGGAGACTCTTGTCAATAATGTTATGTCTTATATTCTTGAGATTTGCAATTTAAATTTAGACTCTAGTTTAACATGCAACTAG